The Phoenix dactylifera cultivar Barhee BC4 chromosome 15, palm_55x_up_171113_PBpolish2nd_filt_p, whole genome shotgun sequence genome contains a region encoding:
- the LOC103704263 gene encoding putative lipase ROG1 isoform X5: MAPGARGRGEAVEGGKLSRRKGRRYSAYLRRPSCFKPACDPPAVVDGGDQRVDKGGGREGEQRIPTHLVVMANGIIGSAANWRFAAKQFVKKYPEDVFVHCSECNCSTLTFDGVDVMGERLAEEVISVVARRPELEKISFVGHSLGGLIARYAIGILYEKDLSTKCPEENGDSKTYTSGTQHVEEKLKGKIAGLEPMNFITFATPHLGSRLHKQIPILRGSYALEKMAYHISWIIGRTGKHLFLKDKDEGKPPLLLRMVNDCGDLKFMSALQSFKRCVAYSNACYDFIVGWKTSSIRRQDELPKRESFTKSGEYPHVVYVEKPKTAIVQQEDILETMVSQPKTASEMEEKSKSRKARGNSASPVHKTPLE; encoded by the exons ATGGCTCCGGGCGcgcgaggaagaggagaggcCGTGGAGGGGGGAAAGCTAAGCAGGAGGAAGGGACGGAGGTACTCGGCTTACCTCCGGCGGCCGAGTTGCTTCAAACCGGCCTGCGATCCGCCGGCGGTGGTTGACGGCGGAGATCAGAGGGTGGACAAAGGAGGAGGCCGGGAAGGGGAGCAGAGGATCCCGACGCATCTGGTGGTGATGGCGAATGGCATCATCGGAAG TGCTGCAAATTGGAGATTTGCTGCAAAACAGTTTGTGAAGAAATATCCTGAAGATGTTTTTGTTCATT GCAGTGAATGTAATTGCTCAACCCTCACGTTTGATGGTGTTGACGTGATGGGAGAGAGACTAGCGGAAGAG GTCATATCAGTTGTTGCACGCCGACCTGAGCTTGAAAAGATATCCTTTGTTGGGCATTCACTGGGTGGTTTGATTGCAAGATATGCCATCGGTATATTATATGAAAAAGATCTGTCGACAAAATGTCCAGAGGAAAATGGGGATTCTAAAACTTATACATCTGGAACTCAACATgtggaagaaaaattaaaaggaaaaatagCTGGACTGGAGCCAATGAATTTTATAACGTTTGCAACACCTCACCTTGGCTCAAGATTGCACAAACAG ATCCCAATTCTCCGTGGCTCCTATGCACTAGAAAAGATGGCATATCATATTTCGTGGATTATTGGAAGAACAGGAAAGCATCTGTTCCTTAAAGACAAAGATGAGGGAaagcctcctcttctccttcggaTGGTCAATGACTGTGGAGATCTCAAATTCAT GTCTGCTTTGCAATCTTTCAAGCGTTGTGTTGCTTACTCAAATGCATGCTATGATT TTATTGTTGGCTGGAAGACATCTTCAATACGTCGTCAAGATGAGCTTCCCAAG CGTGAAAGTTTTACAAAAAGTGGGGAATATCCACATGTTGTCTACGTGGAGAAACCGAAAACTGCTATTGTGCAGCAGGAAGATATTTTGGAGACAATGGTTTCTCAACCAAAGACTGCAAGTGAGATGGAAG
- the LOC103704264 gene encoding ubiquitin-conjugating enzyme E2 2-like isoform X1 yields MASSAQLRLMSDLKAIKNEPPEGCSASPVSDENLFVWSATIFGPDETPWEGGVFALRLTFGDNYPEKPPRVRFTSEVFHPNVYNDGTLCIDIIQDAWSPCHNVCTILTSIQSLLTDSNPASPANPEAAHLFQHDIQAYNRRVRRCARRSIESS; encoded by the exons ATGGCGTCGTCTGCCCAGCTTCGCCTCATGTCTGATCTCAAGGCCATCAAAAACGAGCCTCCCGAG GGTTGCAGTGCGAGTCCCGTGTCCGACGAGAATTTGTTTGTCTGGAGCGCGACCATATTTGGTCCTGATGAAACCCCTTGGGAAG GTGGTGTTTTTGCCTTGAGGCTGACTTTTGGTGATAATTATCCGGAGAAACCCCCTCGGGTCCGGTTCACATCGGAAGTGTTCCATCCAAATG TTTATAATGATGGTACACTATGTATTGATATCATTCAGGATGCCTGGTCACCCTGTCACAATGTTTGTACAATTTTAACATCAATCCAG TCACTTCTTACTGATTCTAACCCAGCAAGTCCTGCAAATCCTGAGGCTGCTCACTTGTTCCAACATGATATTCAGGCATATAACAG GAGAGTGCGGCGATGTGCTCGCAGGTCCATTGAATCTTCATAA
- the LOC103704264 gene encoding ubiquitin-conjugating enzyme E2 2-like isoform X2: protein MASSAQLRLMSDLKAIKNEPPEGCSASPVSDENLFVWSATIFGPDETPWEGGVFALRLTFGDNYPEKPPRVRFTSEVFHPNVYNDGTLCIDIIQDAWSPCHNVCTILTSIQYTEVTKKAIAVTSY from the exons ATGGCGTCGTCTGCCCAGCTTCGCCTCATGTCTGATCTCAAGGCCATCAAAAACGAGCCTCCCGAG GGTTGCAGTGCGAGTCCCGTGTCCGACGAGAATTTGTTTGTCTGGAGCGCGACCATATTTGGTCCTGATGAAACCCCTTGGGAAG GTGGTGTTTTTGCCTTGAGGCTGACTTTTGGTGATAATTATCCGGAGAAACCCCCTCGGGTCCGGTTCACATCGGAAGTGTTCCATCCAAATG TTTATAATGATGGTACACTATGTATTGATATCATTCAGGATGCCTGGTCACCCTGTCACAATGTTTGTACAATTTTAACATCAATCCAG TACACTGAAGTAACTAAAAAAGCTATTGCAGTCACTTCTTACTGA
- the LOC103704309 gene encoding probable xyloglucan endotransglucosylase/hydrolase protein 10 — translation MANICNRATHVLALSFLNLISIAIASVVSTGNFNGDFYITWSPSHVNTSADGHARSLKLDQESGSSIASNDMFLFGQIDMQIKLIPGYSAGTVLAFYLTSDQPNRDEIDFEFLGNVTGQPYILQTNVFADGLDNREERIYLWFDPTRDFHTYSILWNRYQIVFMVDWVPIRVYRNHADKGAAFPRWQPMSLKVSLWNGDNWATRGGRDKVDWSKGPFIASMRNYKIDACVWKGNPRFCRADSSTNWWNKPRFSSLTWSQRRLFKWVMKYHLIYDYCQDPKRFQNKLPRECSLPKY, via the exons ATGGCTAATATATGCAATAGAGCCACTCATGTCCTTGCGCTTTCATTTTTGAATCTTATCAGTATTGCTATTGCTTctgtcgtctccaccgggaatTTTAATGGTGATTTCTACATTACATGGTCTCCTAGCCATGTGAACACTTCAGCAGATGGGCATGCAAGGAGCCTGAAGCTAGACCAAGAGTCAG GGTCATCTATCGCCTCGAACGATATGTTCTTGTTCGGGCAGATTGACATGCAGATTAAACTGATACCGGGCTACTCTGCAGGCACTGTCCTAGCATTCTAT CTCACATCTGACCAACCGAACCGAGATGAGATAGACTTTGAATTCTTAGGAAATGTGACCGGGCAGCCATACATTCTGCAAACAAATGTATTTGCTGATGGTTTGGACAACCGAGAGGAGAGGATCTATCTATGGTTCGATCCAACCAGAGACTTCCACACCTATTCAATTCTTTGGAACCGTTATCAAATAGT GTTTATGGTAGATTGGGTGCCAATAAGAGTGTATAGAAATCATGCAGACAAAGGTGCGGCCTTTCCAAGATGGCAGCCAATGTCTCTGAAGGTGAGCCTATGGAATGGAGACAACTGGGCTACGAGGGGAGGGCGCGACAAGGTTGACTGGTCAAAGGGCCCCTTCATAGCCTCAATGAGAAACTACAAGATTGATGCTTGTGTGTGGAAGGGGAACCCAAGGTTTTGCAGGGCTGATAGCTCCACCAATTGGTGGAACAAGCCCAGGTTCAGCAGCCTTACATGGAGCCAGAGGAGGCTGTTCAAATGGGTCATGAAGTACCACCTCATCTATGACTACTGCCAGGACCCCAAGAGGTTCCAAAATAAGCTACCAAGGGAGTGCTCTCTTCCCAAGTACTAG